One Burkholderia sp. 9120 genomic window, GGGATGTTAAAAAACCGCGGACTCGGCTCCGCGGTTTTTTTTCGTCGACATTTTGTGGGTGCTGCTGCCACACCCTACTGACACCACGCTGTCAGTAGCACCCCCGCACACTCCTTCTCACGCCATCCGGCGCTTTGCACGGCTTACCCGCCATCCACAGGAGAGTGACATGTCCAACGCATCCAAGGTTGTTGCCTGGTTCGAAATCCCGTCCGTCGATTTCGATCGCGCTGTCCGCTTTTACGAAACCACGTTCGACGTCAAACTGAACGTGCAGGAAGTCGGCGGCCGTCCGATCGCCATCTTCGGCTACGAAGAGCCGGCCACGGGCGGCGCGATCGTCCACAATCCGGCCATGAAGCCGACCGACGACGGCGTGCTCGTCTATCTGAACGCACAACCGAACGTCGACACGGTGCTCGCGCGCGTCGAGCAGGCCGGTGGCAGGACCGACGGTCCGGTGATCAAGCTGCCGCAGGATATCGGCTACATCGCGTTCTTCACCGATACGGAAGGCAACCGCCTCGGTCTGCATTCGCGGACCAACGGTTAAAGCGCAACGCAACGCCTCCGCCCGCAGACGTGCGTGCGGGAGCCGCCAAAACGCTGACCGGGGCACGGCATGCGGCGCTATCATCGCGGGACCGTTCCCGTCCTCTTCTACC contains:
- a CDS encoding VOC family protein — encoded protein: MSNASKVVAWFEIPSVDFDRAVRFYETTFDVKLNVQEVGGRPIAIFGYEEPATGGAIVHNPAMKPTDDGVLVYLNAQPNVDTVLARVEQAGGRTDGPVIKLPQDIGYIAFFTDTEGNRLGLHSRTNG